A segment of the Asterias amurensis chromosome 11, ASM3211899v1 genome:
atttgtttgtacttgtttcatgaaataaaaaaaaaatctgaaggtccggattggatcgaaagctaaggccatctaccctattcatatatatatatattaattcATTTCCCTGTTACGGTATTGCGTCGGTGATTAGATCTTCATCATCCCCATTTAGGCTTTGTTCAACCAGTGTAGGATGTAGCCCTACTTATGACAAcgccattcatttctatttcttgcagttctggtccatgttgttcaCGCATtataccctgatgtcatctctccatcttcttctctgacTAACTCTATTCCCTCtccctgtccttggttgccaaTCCATTATTCTTATTGTCCATGTTGTCATTTCTTCGAGCAGAGTCTCCAGCCCATAGCTTGTTGCTTTTTCTCTTTCCTTTTGATAGCTCTACTCCAGTTTTCCTTCGTATTCCTGTGCATTTAAGTATGTCTTACAAGTGTGTAACTAGCTTAGTTCCGATTCTTGACACTTGGATCCAGTCTGGCGAATAATTTGTTAAAGGTAAAGTTGCCTCCActgtaacaaaaacaacaaatacacaaacaaattgcCAGGTCGTCAAGTTTGCCCTTTTACTAACAATTTTGTATTAGAAGATACATTACTTATTAATTAATTTCTCTGTTGTGTTAAATCGTCTTTGAATAGATCTTACAAGCGTGAAATTAGCGTAGTTCCGATTCGGGAGGCGATCGTCAAGTTTAGCGAATAATTTGACAAAGGTAGGTCGCCTTCActgtaaaaaagaaagaagaaacacaCTCCAAAGGATCCAAGCGCCTTCGCCCTCTAACTAATAATATCATTATTGGAAGATaccttaaaattaattaattagtttctCTCTTGTGTTCTCTCTCGTCTGTGAATAGATCTTACAAGCGTGTATTAACTAGCGTAGTACCGGTTCGGGAGGCGAGGGTCAAGTCTAGCGAATAATTTGACAAAGGAAGTGTCACCTTCATTAAAAAGAAGCAAATTAAGCACCACGGTCACTAGTTCCTCTATACGGGTGTTCATAATTGTGGAAGAAGTCTCGTTTTATTATTAAATAGCCTGTCACCTTCAAATTAGTTTCCATAAATGCAGGGCATAGCAGTCAGGTTGATCATCCTGTGTTGGTTTCTGTTACAGTTAACATTCCTCCCGAAGCCGTGAAATCATCAGATATCTATATTAACAGTCAAAGTCCATCAGCAATCATTTGAACAGAATACCAGCATTTGGATTGTGTGGATAAGGAACGTTCACGACATTGCCGTTAAAGAGAAATTTTTCGGTTTCTGATATAAAACGGCTTCTCATGATGCATCTTGCTAGTGTTGTGTTGCTTCTTGTTGGGTGTTATGCAACACTAGCTGCTATCTGCCCTACTGACTGGCAGCGATACGGCGAGTCATGCTACTTACTGATAACTCAACGTATGAACTGGACTGAAGCAAATGATACCTGCGTCGAGTCAAATGCAGCTCTAGCTGTGCCTAACTCGCAGATAGAACAAACTTTTATCTGGTCGATGTTCAAGGAATTCTTTAATGGGAGTCAGCCAACTAGACAGCTCTGGATCGGTTGTTATTTCGACCAGGAGACGGATGAATGGCAGCACTGTCCATTGAGGGACGTACATAACACCTACGAGAATTGGAAGAGAAGTCAGCCAGATAATAATACTGCCACGGGTTGCGTTATTATGCGCAGAGATCGCAATGGTAAATGGGCTGACACTAAGTGCAGTAAAAATCATTTTGCCGTCTGTGAGCTCCAAGTTGACACCACACCTCGGTCATTCTGCCTGGAGACCGGTCCCGATGGTCGTATCAAGTCCCAGTGTCTGGTCGGCCACGTCATGAAGGAGGTACGGGCTGTTGGTGTAGTGTCATGCGGGTGGGCGTGCCGATCAGAGCCCCGATGTCGCTCCTTCAATCTGCTGATGGAGCAAGGTCCAGGGAAGATGGTTTGTCAGCTGAACAACGCGACTCTTCACGAAGCGGCTAAAGACATGGAGCTTCAAGACCAGTGCTACTCATTCGATCTGTAATCAACAGAGCACGTGCCGATAACAGAGACATACAATGACATGTTCTCCCGAAGACGAACAGAGtacactgtttgaaacgtcgagacctaCAAAGATATTTTACTTACAGTTGTGTCCTCAATTTTACGTATGATAGTTCTTATCTGACATGTTCTTTTAACGCAAGTGTTTATATGATTTCAAGTTGTTTTCATTGAAAACTTATTGATGAATTCAACACAGCGAGTGGAACTTtacttttacatttttattcctTGACAAGAAAGGTTAACAGTTTACAGAAAGTCATAACAAAACTTTAAGAATGTTGCGCTAGACGGTCCTTTGATGTACGATGTTGAACGCCTTTACGAGGACAATTTGGTACTTGTGGTGtatcagcagccgatttcacgaaacgctaagattaatcctatctcgagttcggacgagtaacccgtcataacttaggattaatcttaaggtatgcatgctacagtgcagggctgggactcgtcctaagtcctcagaataatcctaagttaggaagagtttggtgaaatcgacggctggacccTTTGGTATTGGTGGTGTATCTTTGAGAAAcacatttggttttttttagctTTGATGGTTCGTTTGCACTGTGCATGAGAAAGACTCGGGGTCGAAACGTCGGCCCTTTAACTAGATATGGTTTACAGCTTTTATTCTTTTGCTTGAAGCAGTTCGCACCacctaattatattttctcgaAATGAAATTGAAGTAGATGTTGAGACCGAATCGGTTAGGTTTTACTGGACGCTTAGACATGCATACGGAAATATTGAAACTACACTTAAAGGTTgtaaatggggaaaaaacacaaatgtACGCACCGGGTATTGAAACGAACTAGCAATCAAATTTCCGAAGATAGCAAAGGCTTATTGAATATTTACGAACTGTGTCCCTTTTCTGTTATATTTGTTCAGAATTACCAGGAAAGTCACTAGGAAACAATAACTGCCTCATGTTAACAGCTACAGGTATTTTTTTATGGCGATTAGTTTTTGGATGAGGTTTACATGAGCACAATAGcgtttcaaggcttttatctggttCAATGCTCTTACTAATTATTTGCTAAGGTATTAATTTTCGAAAATATTATCATGATAAAAGACACTTTCATTCCTTTTTTTATGGCGATTAGTTTTTGGATGAGGTTTACATGAGCACAATAGCGTTTCAAGGATTTTATCTGGTTCAATGCTCTTACTAATTATTTGCTAAGGTATTAATTTTCGAAAATATTATCATGATAAAAGacactttcatttctttttttatggcGATTAGTTTTTGGATGAGGTTTACATGAGCACAATAGcgtttcaaggcttttatctggttCAATGCTCTTACTAATTAATTGCTAAGGTATTAATTTTCGAAAATATTATCATGATAAAAGacactttcatttctttttttatggcGATTAGTTTTTGGATGAGGTTTACATGAGCACAATAGcgtttcaaggcttttatctggttCAATGCTCTTACTAATTAATTGCTAAGGTATTAATTTTCGAAAATATTATCATGATAAAAGacactttcatttctttttttatggcGATTAGTTTTTGGATGAGGTTTACATGAGCACAATAGcgtttcaaggcttttatctggttCAATGCTCTTACTAATTAATTGCTAAGGTATTAATTTTCGAAAATATTATCATGATAAAAGacactttcatttctttttttatgacGATTAGTTTTTGGATGAGGTTTACATGAGCACAATAGcgtttcaaggcttttatctggttCAATGCTCTTACTAATTAATTGCTAAGGTATTAATTTTCGAAAATATTATCATGATAAAAGacactttcatttctttttttatggcGATTAGTTTTTGGATGAGGTTTACATGAGCACAATAGcgtttcaaggcttttatctggttCAATGCTCTTACTAATTAATTGCTAAGGTATTAATTTTCGAAAATATTATCATGATAAAAGacactttcatttctttttttatgacGATTAGTTTTTGGATGAGGTTTACATGAGCACAATAGcgtttcaaggcttttatctggttCAATGCTCTTACTAATTAATTGCTAAGGTATTAATTTTCGAAAATATTATCATGATAAAAGacactttcatttctttttttatggcGATTAGTTTTTGGATGAGGTTTACATGAGCACAATAGcgtttcaaggcttttatctggttCAATGCTCTTACTAATTAATTGCTAAGGTATTAATTTTCGAAAATATTATCATGATAAAAGacactttcatttctttttttatggcGATTAGTTTTTGGATGAGGTTTACATGAGCACAATAGcgtttcaaggcttttatctggttCAATGCTCTTACTAATTAATTGCTAAGGTATTAATTTTCGAAAATATTATCATGATAAAAGacattttcatttctttttaaaaataggcAGTTTgttgggtaagagctaaattatttcatcataaTTAAAATCAGCATTCAACTGTGAATGGGGAATTAATAATAACCTATAAACAACTGGATTGACCAATGCGTACTAACGACTTTCAATTGTTATAttgatgttacttttttttttacaaacacaagctaTCGAGGTTGCCTCCTTACGCATATGTCATCAGTGTATCGCTTTCGGCGGCTGTGCGATCTAGTGGCTCAACGGACAGCTTGCTATCTTCGAATTAGTTCCCATAAGAGCAGGGCATAGCAGTCAGGCTGATCTTGTTGTGTGGTGTTCTGCAACAGTTAACACTTTTCGcaaatgggtaaaaaccaaaattaataaacttttCGCAAAGCTCTGAAATCATCAGATATCTATATTAACAGTCAAAGTCCATCAGCAATCATTTGAACAGATGACCAGTTTTTGGATTGTGTGACTAAGGAACGTTCACGACATTGCCGTTAAGAGAACATTCTTCGGTTTCTGATATATAACGGCTTCTCATGATGCATCTTGCTTgtgttgtgttgcttcttattGGGTGTTATGCAACACTAGCTGCTATCTGTCCTACTGACTGGCAGCGATACGGCGAGTCATGCTACTTACTGATAACTCAACGTATGAACTGGACTGAAGCAAATGATACCTGCGTCGAGTCAAATGCAGCTCTAGCTGTGCCTAACTCGCAGATAGAACAAACTTTTATCTGGTCAATGTTTAAGGAATTCTTCAATGGGAGTCAGCCAACTGGACATCTCTGGATCGGTTGTTATTTCGACCAGGAGGCTGGGGGATGGCAGCACTGTCCAATGAGGAACACCGTTGTGAACTGGAGGAAAAACAACCCAGATAATGAGTCTGCCACGGATTGTGTTGTTATGCACAAAGATTATGGTCAATGGGCTGATAAACTGTGCTGGGGGATTCATTTTGCAGTCTGTGAGCTCGAAGTTGACGTCACACCTCGGTCATTCTGCCTGGAGACCGGTCCCGATGGTCGCATCAAGTCCCAGTGTCTGGTCGGTCACGTCATGAAGGAGGTACGGGCTGATGGTGTGGTGTCGTGCGGGAAGGCGTGCCGATCAGAGCCCCGATGTCGCTCCTTCAATCTGCTGATGGAGCAAGGTCCAGGGAAGATGGTTTGTCAGCTGAACAACGCGAAGCCGCTAAAGACATGGAGCTTCAAGACCAGTGCTACTCCTTCGATCTGTAGTCAACAGAGAGCGTAACGATCACACATGACATACAATGAAatgttctcctgaagacgagcagagtacactgttcgaaacgtcgagaccacactaGCTCTTTTCAGAGTCTACACTCCTACAAAGAGATTGTACACCTAGTTGTGTCCTTAATTTTACTTATGACGGTTAATTCTTATCTGACATGTTCTGCGCTTTGCTTTATTCTGCTATGACGCAGTGTTTATATGATTTCAAGTCTATTTCATGGAAACTTGGAGGATAAATTGAACACAGCCAGTGGAATTGACTTATACCTACTTATTTCTTAATAAgaaaggataaaaaaaaatcatcaaaactcTTGTGCTGGACATTTTGTGTACAGAATGTTGATCgaatttgagaaagactccgggtcgaaacgtcaggcccttaactttattttgtcatttttgtaGCATTGCGGTTGGTGAGCAGTTCGCACCAGTTAATTGTATTTTCTGATTATGAAATTGAAGTAGATGGTCACACCCAAATCAGAAAGGTTTTACTTGGCGTTTAGATACGTATGTGTGTACGTATTAAATAGTTTATATCATTAGGTGGTATGCGGGGATATTTTACCGATGTACGTTCTGGGTATTGAAACACATAatcgtttgttgttgttgccaaCAATCTACCAATTTCTGCTCTCGACGCTTTGCAGAATTGTTTTTGGAAAGTTAAATCAAATAATGagccacaaaggaaactgactttGTAAATTTAGAAACGatattgggggtgaacaaagacaTATTTattagagcgggatttgaaccaatgacctgtgcATTATCGTGCCTGCGCTCTACCTAGCCCAATGTCGGCTGTCTCCAAATTTATCAATTATTGCAAAAGTAGAATCAAATATCTTAAAATTTCAAGAATATGTTTTCCCTTTGAGCCTTTAAAACGCAGGTATTATTTGTATAGGAGGCGATGGAAATCGGAAGTAGTTTCCTCACGGTGTACCGTCATGTACGAACACAATACGGCTTATCGCTCAAGCCTGGGTATCGTGTACCGTTACTTTAGCACGGATCGCGTTCAAACAATGTGtctgtatatacatgtatagacGGCTTTCACATTCCCTATGGCGCATAGTGCACCAAAACAACCTCCAAGACAAACTGGATATTACTTTCAACTTGACATTCTATTTTTGGACACCATATAATATGCCCTCGGCTCTGGTGATTGAAACTGGAAGGAACTAAACGAACTAAATTTTTAATCAAAACAACTGCTTTCAATACGAATTCTAATTGCGACCATATCAATCCGTTAACCAATACCCTTTTTTCAGAATTGAACGTCAAAACTgctttcaaaaaatgaaaaactgttGTTTGCAGAGAAGAATACGCACAGGATATCTAAAAGCTAGTGTGACAGCGTCACACTGAAgcttaaacaaacaacttcgTTTAGCGCTTTGCAATCCGTGTAAACGGTAGTGGTGATTAATTTCAGTTATTCCCGTGGGTTCTAGGGAATAAACTTTAAGATTAATGTAATTTATAAGGTAGTTGTGTTAGTACGAAGCTTTAGGCATTTGCAGCTTCTTCGTTGTACGAGCTAAGTGCGATTTGTTATTGTctcaaacacaaacattttgtcgttaaaataaacaagtaagataccacaagggaaatttaCTTGGTGAATTTTGAACTAAGTTTggttgaacaaaacaacaatgtaCTATAAGAGTTGGACTTGAAGCTACGAGTTCCGGATTCATACCATCACTCTACCAGTGCTATCATTTTAAGCACTTTAATTTTTTCAGTATCCTTGTTGGAGTACCAGTCAGAATATtgcggtgtttttttttttttcatgaaaagaaAAGCCACCAACATGAAAAAGGTTGACAAACTATCAACACTTCTGCCGATCACGGCGtgtgtcaaaatgacaaaatactTTGACGCCATTGTGGGATATTGCCTTCCCTCCATGTTGCAATAAAATGGTATCCCACAAATGACGTAACCAGGACTTTTCGCAGATCTTTCTGAAAACACCGGAGAAGGTTCTTCAAAATAAAGATCTGTTTTATCTCATGCATTTCAGAATCGCTTGTTTCTATTTTCATTCAAGGAGGTCTTTAAATAAGATAAGTCTGCTGACATTCTAAAATTCGCTTTTACGTATTGCTTTTTcaggaaaaacaaacatttgcaACGCCACGATGTCGTGTTTGTACAAATAATATTGAGGGATTGTGTTCGTTTGGTCATTGGAACCCAATGTTTGTTTCAATCATAAACAGTTGTCCATATACACCATAAAATTAACCggttaaaatttcatttcaaaagggggGGGGCGTTTTTTAGAAATTGCTGAAAATCTGCAGCAGTTATGTCGACGCAGGTAGAATAgtgacttttcgttttcgacgacagatggttctgcgacggtaaagatgacatttggcgtcatctgcgcatgcgtcggctttgaggacggtcgtccctcaatttctacgacagtacttgggatgaatcttcgttgtactgaaaacgacaacgtttagctaaacaaccgtcgcagaaccatccgtcgccgaaaacgaaaagtccctattaATTTGCAATTGGAAAACGATACTCTCCGTatagtaacgcttctcaggttCAATTTTTGGTGATAAAAAGTGATAcctttttccataaccgcagtacttcgAAGAGAACAGTTTctctcttaaagggacacgctgcCGTGggtaggtcgagttggtctacaaaaaagtcgaaccgtttgttataaaatgcatatgggtagaaagatgttgtaaagtggaaaacaatgatccacataaatacacctcgaaattgcatggttttcatattacatcgtcaactaa
Coding sequences within it:
- the LOC139943966 gene encoding snaclec bothroinsularin subunit beta-like — its product is MMHLASVVLLLVGCYATLAAICPTDWQRYGESCYLLITQRMNWTEANDTCVESNAALAVPNSQIEQTFIWSMFKEFFNGSQPTRQLWIGCYFDQETDEWQHCPLRDVHNTYENWKRSQPDNNTATGCVIMRRDRNGKWADTKCSKNHFAVCELQVDTTPRSFCLETGPDGRIKSQCLVGHVMKEVRAVGVVSCGWACRSEPRCRSFNLLMEQGPGKMVCQLNNATLHEAAKDMELQDQCYSFDL